In Bacillota bacterium, the genomic stretch GGTAAGGCGAAGTCGCTTAGCTTGCGGTGTCATTGGATCGCCTCCTCAAATCGTTCTTGGGAAGGGTTCGGCGGTCCGGCACCCGTGGGACTAACCCCGAAGCCCAGCCTTTGTGAGCAGCCTGGTTACGGCCTCGTCGCACCTCGACAGGATCTCTCCCTGATCCACTGCGGCGAATCGGCCCTCCTCGTAGAGAACCTTCCCGTCGACCATCGTGAGCACCACATCGGAAGAGTGCGCTGAGTACACAATGCGGGATGGGAGATCGACCCCTGCAGATGGCCACGCATGTGGTCTCGCGAGGTCGAGCAACACGAGATCGGCCTTCTTGCCTTCCTCAATGCTTCCGATCTCATGCTCCAACCCCATCGCCCGGGCACCTCTCACCGTCGCCATTTCCAGCACGGTGAGAGCCGGCATCGCGGTGGGGCCGAGCCTCGGTTTGTGGATGAGCGCAGCCATGCGCATCTCGATGAACTGGTCAAGGTTGTTGTTGCACCCCGCCCCGTCCGCCCCAAGCCCCACGTTGATGCCTTCATCCAGCATCTCGGGCACCTGGGCGATGCCGGATGCGAGTTTCTGGTTTGCAGACGGGCAATGTGCCACGTGGGTACCGGTCCTTGCCAGAATCGCCCGCTCTGCATCGTCCACGTGGACGCAGTGTGCCACGATCGTGCTGGGGCCCAGAAGCCCCATGTCGTCCAGGTGGGTGATGTTGCGCGCCCCTCGCTCCCTCTCTACTATCTCAATCTCGTTTTCGTTCTCAGAACTGTGGGTGTGGACATGTGCGCCTAGTCCCCGGGCCAGCTCACCGGCCTCCCGAAGCAACCTTTCGCTACAAGATACGGCAAACCTGGGTGAGAATGCATAGCGGATCCGCCCTCCCGCGGCCCCGTGCCATCGCTCCGCGAGAGACATACTCTCCTCAAGAGACTCCTCCGTAGTCTCGGAGAGGCCTTTCGGGACATCGTCCCCCCAGTCCATCATCGCCTTGCCAGAGATAGCGCGGATCCCGGACTCCTCGATCGCCCGGAACGCACTCTCGTGATGGTGCACGGTGCCCATGTCCACGATGGACGTGGTACCGCCCCGCAGGAGCTCCGCGATGCCCAGATGCACGGAGTAGTAGATGGATTCGTCATCGTGGGAGGCTTCAAGCGGCCAGGTACGGTACTTGAGCCAATCCATCAGCTCGAGATCATCCGACAGCCCCCGGAAGAGGGCCTGACACAAATGCACGTGGATCTGCACCAAACCGGGGATTACCACTTTGCCGCGGGCGTCGATCTTCTTCTCCGCTCCAGCGGCCCCTAGGTCGGTCCCAACGCCCACAATCCTATCGCCGTCTATGAGGATATCGCCGTTCTTGATCACTCGCTTCTCGGGATCCATCGTCACGATGGAGGCGCCGGATATTAGCGTCCTACCCACGCCGAGCACCCCTCAATCTATACCGAGCGCCTGAAGGGCGGACGCATCTGGAAACCCGCCGTTCGTCCACCCGCGCAGCCGGTAGTAATCCCGGAGCATGGACTCGAGATCCACCACAACCCCTGCAGCCGGCCCTTCAGGCAACCCCTCCGAAAGGAA encodes the following:
- a CDS encoding 5'-deoxyadenosine deaminase — encoded protein: MGRTLISGASIVTMDPEKRVIKNGDILIDGDRIVGVGTDLGAAGAEKKIDARGKVVIPGLVQIHVHLCQALFRGLSDDLELMDWLKYRTWPLEASHDDESIYYSVHLGIAELLRGGTTSIVDMGTVHHHESAFRAIEESGIRAISGKAMMDWGDDVPKGLSETTEESLEESMSLAERWHGAAGGRIRYAFSPRFAVSCSERLLREAGELARGLGAHVHTHSSENENEIEIVERERGARNITHLDDMGLLGPSTIVAHCVHVDDAERAILARTGTHVAHCPSANQKLASGIAQVPEMLDEGINVGLGADGAGCNNNLDQFIEMRMAALIHKPRLGPTAMPALTVLEMATVRGARAMGLEHEIGSIEEGKKADLVLLDLARPHAWPSAGVDLPSRIVYSAHSSDVVLTMVDGKVLYEEGRFAAVDQGEILSRCDEAVTRLLTKAGLRG